The region CTTTGGCGATAGCTCGTATTTCCGCCTTTTTCTCTTCCAGCGTCCTTGCCGCTGCGTCCCGAAATTTGACGAGGTTTTCGAGCTTGTCGCCCACCGTCCCGGCCACTTTGGCCGTTTCGTACGCCTTTGTCGCTTCGGCGACCTTGGTTTCCAGCGCCTTAATTACCGGGTCGTGTTCGCGTAAAACGTTATCGTGGTGCCAGTTCCAAGCCATATCCTTGATCTCGTCCCTGGTCAAACCCTTTGCTGGCAGCGTCGAAAGCTCATTTTTGAGATCACGCAAATGCGCCCCGCAGGCGGCGCGGGCGCGGACTATCTTTTCTAGCGCTTCGGCATGGCCTACCTCGCCAGCCTCAATCTTGGTGGCCAGCGCCCGTAAATCTGTCTCTATTGCTTGCGCGGCGGCGGCGCGGCTTTGTATTTCGGCGGCCTTCGCGGTCTTAGCCTTTTCAACCTCCAATGCCTTGGCCAGCTTGGCGGCCCGCTGCTCCTGGGCGGCGTCTTTCACCGGCGCCGGTGCTGGCCGCTGCTCGGCCTCGATGGCCCGCCGCTGCGTCTTTTCGCGTTCCAATTGCGTTAAAATCTCGCCGGCCTGGGCTGCCAGGGTGACCGGGTCAGCGAGATCGCCGGCAACATGGGCTTTGCTGGGCATATACTCGTGATTCTCCGGCAATGCCAAGGTACTGCGCAGCTTTTCGACTTCCCCCCAAGCGGCCTGATTGCCGCCCGCGCGATCGATTTCCCGCACGGCGTCAGATGCGGCGTAAAATACTTCTGCGTAACTGACGGCCTGGCCGTGGGCTTTTACTATCCGTTTTTCCGCTGCCGCTCTGGCGATGGCCGCGGCATCTTTCTCGCGGCCGATGCGACCGGCCTTGATGCCGGTTATCTTCTCTACGCGCTGACGGTCCCGCTCGGCGATATCGCCGGCGATCTTCGCGATCTCTGCCTGGGCCTCAGGGGTGGCCAGTTCTTTGGTTAATTCGGCCTGCCGAAGCTCGGTCAGTAGGCGGGCCTTGTAATTTTCGTGCCGTGCGTCCGCCAAGCGGTCAAGTTCGGCCTGCTGGGCCGCGCTCGGCCGCTTGCCTTTAAGCTGCTTTGCCAGCGCCCGCTCTTCTTTGCGGAGGCTGTAGTCCTCCTTTTTGAGGTCCCACACTTCGTTTTTTAGCTCACGGCCCAGGCCATGCGTGTAACGATGGAGGGCGATCTTCTCGATCTCCTCATCAGTTAACGGAGGCCGATCCTTTGTCCTGGCGCGGTCCGGTCCAAGGTGCTGCTCGGGTTCGCGGTCAAGCTGGGTCGCCTTTTCGTGGTCGCCGGCTTCCAGGGCGGCTTGTCGCTGATCGACGAGGCTGCGCATGTCGATACGGGCCTCATGCCCGTTATTCTCTAGATGGCGGTTACATGTGCGCTCCCATTCTTCGCGTATCCGAGGAATAGCGTCTAAGTCGTGCCACATGACGCGGTCTTTTCTGGCCCCGTGGGCGGCCGGGTCGGGCTGCTGCCTGGTCGGGTCTTTATATTGCTTAGCGGCCTCGCTGAAATATACTTCCGGCGCTCTTTCGATTCCGTCCCTTCGCCTGTCCGAAAACATTATATGAGCGTGGGGGTTATCCTTCTGACCGTCAAGCCGCCCGACGTTGCTATGATAGGCCCACTCATACGGGAAGTCTTCGCCGAAGACCTGGTGGCAATAATCCTTGATGAGCTCGATGTTTTGCTGCTCGGTAAGCTCGACCGGGAGGGCTATCCTTATCTCGTGGTACGTTCTGCCGTTACTTCGCTCGTAGGCGTCGGCTGCCGCCCAGAAGTCGCGTGGGTTTGTCGCGGCCCACTCCGGGGCGTTCTCCATCTCCTCTGACTTGGCAACCAGTTCCTCGGCTTTCTCTCCGTGGCCATATTCGCCTTGTCTCATGATATAATCGCGGTGCGCTACTGCCGGGGTTACATTGCCGGTGCGGTCTATGCTGCTTCGGCTATGGGACATATTACAATGAGGTATCGCCACGGTATCACGCTCCATTTCGTGCTCGGCCACACCGCAGGTGTCTATGTTATGCGCCCGCAGGGTCGCACCATGTTACTTTGTAACATGGGGAAGTGCGCATTACCTGACAACCGCGCACGGTTGGTCAGGCATGACGCCTCCGGCGGATCATATTTTTGTGATTGTCCCTCGGTACACTTTCAACAAACTAAGCTAGTTTTTTAGCATAGGGACAAACCATCACACTTTCATAAACTCTGCCGAACTCTTCAGATTGAAGAGTAATGATGCCTTTTTCGCAAC is a window of Selenomonadales bacterium 4137-cl DNA encoding:
- a CDS encoding MobA/MobL family protein → MRQGEYGHGEKAEELVAKSEEMENAPEWAATNPRDFWAAADAYERSNGRTYHEIRIALPVELTEQQNIELIKDYCHQVFGEDFPYEWAYHSNVGRLDGQKDNPHAHIMFSDRRRDGIERAPEVYFSEAAKQYKDPTRQQPDPAAHGARKDRVMWHDLDAIPRIREEWERTCNRHLENNGHEARIDMRSLVDQRQAALEAGDHEKATQLDREPEQHLGPDRARTKDRPPLTDEEIEKIALHRYTHGLGRELKNEVWDLKKEDYSLRKEERALAKQLKGKRPSAAQQAELDRLADARHENYKARLLTELRQAELTKELATPEAQAEIAKIAGDIAERDRQRVEKITGIKAGRIGREKDAAAIARAAAEKRIVKAHGQAVSYAEVFYAASDAVREIDRAGGNQAAWGEVEKLRSTLALPENHEYMPSKAHVAGDLADPVTLAAQAGEILTQLEREKTQRRAIEAEQRPAPAPVKDAAQEQRAAKLAKALEVEKAKTAKAAEIQSRAAAAQAIETDLRALATKIEAGEVGHAEALEKIVRARAACGAHLRDLKNELSTLPAKGLTRDEIKDMAWNWHHDNVLREHDPVIKALETKVAEATKAYETAKVAGTVGDKLENLVKFRDAAARTLEEKKAEIRAIAKADLGPINSYFLEIRGRDNQEQSRRATVEQKIDVFSTKDGEFKAVQRALMRSHDRNGKNAAPAPQIGRALNNIVADLNRAESHGKGGLNLRISALHQDLGDYADTSEHDHGQNRGLERE